GCCGTGCTTCTTGAACTTCTGCCCCTGGGACAGCCCCGGGGTGTTCGGCGGGACGATGAAGGAGGCGTGGCCGCGGGAGCCGAGCGCGGGGTCGACGACCGCGACGACGACGTGGACGTCGGCTATGCCGCCATTGGTCGCCCAGGTCTTGGTGCCGGTCAGCACCCATTCGTCGGTGGCCTCGGCGTAGACGGCCCGGGTGCGCATGGCGGCGACGTCCGAGCCCGCGTCGGGTTCGGAGGAGCAGAAGGCCGCGAGCTTCACATCGTTCGCGTCTCCGTACATCTGCGGCACCCAGGTGCCGATCTGCTCGTCGGTGCCGTTGGTGAAGACACCGATCGCGGCGAGACCCGTCCCGGCGATCGCGAGGCCGAGACCCGCGTCACCCCAGAAGAGCTCCTCCAGGGTCATGGGGATGCCGAGCCCCGTGGGGTCGAGAAACTGCTGCGCGTAAAAATCCAGTGAATACAGGCCGATCTTCGCCGCTTCCCGGATGACGGGCCAGGGGGTCTCCTCGCGCTCGTCCCACTCGGCGGCGGCCGGGCGCATCACGTCGGCCGCGAAGCCGTGGATCCAGTCACGGACGCCCACTTGATCCTCGTTCAGCTCCATGGTGAACTCCGCCATGACCCCTCCAACGCGATCGTTACTCCCGGTAACGCGAGTCTGTTACCCGTCAGTAGGCGTGTCAACTCCCTCGCCCCTCGGATCCGCTGCGTGGTGCGGGTGTTACGTTGCGCAGGCGTCACAGAAGCACGGGGGCGGGGAGGCACGTCATATGGAAACCACTCAGCGGGACGATCAGCAGCGGGCGGCGGAGCAGCGGCGCAGGGAATTGCTGGAGGCTGCGGACCGGGTGGTGCTGCGGGACGGTCCGGGGGCGTCGATGAACGCCATCGCGGCCGAGGCGGGGATCACCAAGCCGATCCTCTACCGCCACTTCGGGGACAAGGGAGGGCTCTACCGGGCCCTGGCCGTACGGCACACGGACGCGCTGCTGGACGGGCTGCGCTCGGCGCTGGACGCGCCGGTGGCCCGCCGCGAGCGGGTCGAGTCGACGCTCGACGCCTATCTCGCGGCGATAGAGGCGCGCCCCCAGGTGTACCGGTTCCTGATGCACCCGGCCGACGAGGACCAGCCCTCCGAGCAGGGCTTCGACGTGGGGCGGCACTCCGCTCCGCTGCTGCGGCGGATGGGCGAGGAGCTGGCCCGGGTGATCGCCGAGCGGGTCGACCTCGGGCCGGGCGGCGAGGACCTCGCACGCACCTGGGGCCACGGGATCGTCGGCATGATGCACGCGGCCGGCGACTGGTGGCTGCGCGAGCAGCCGTTCCCGCGCGCCCAACTGGTGCGGCACCTCACCGATCTGCTGTGGGGCCGGCTGGCCGTGGCGGGCGACCGCTCGGACGGCCCCGGCTTCTGACCCCCGGGGCCGCCCGGCCCGGGGTCCCTACGCCTCGGTGCGTACGGATCCGGGGCGGCCGGGGCGGCCGGAGCCGGTACCGACGGACGTGTCCGCCGTCGCGCTCCAGGCCGATTCCGCCGTACCCGGCTCCCACCACGGCGCACGCCGCGCGGCCCGCAGCGCACGGCGGCGGCGCAGCCCGGTCACGTGGTCGATGTAGAGCCCGCCGTCGAGGTGGTCGCACTCGTGCTGCAGACAGCGGGCGAAGAAGCCGGTGCCGCTGACGCGCGTGGGCGAGCCGTCGGCGGTGAAGCCCTCCACGACGGCGTGGTCGAAGCGCGGGGTGCCGGCTTCGAGGCCGGGCAGCGAGAGACAGCCCTCGGGGCCGGGAAAGACGTCACCGTCGGCCGTGACCAGCCGCGGATTGACGAGGTGGCCGAGGTGGCGGCGGTCCTCGTCGTCCGGGCAGTCGTAGACGAAGACGCGCAAGGGGACGCCGATCTGGTTCGCGGCGAGGCCCACGCCCCGGGCCGCGTACATCGTCGCGTACATGTCCTCGATGAGTTTCGCGAGCTCGGCGCCGAAGTCCGTGACCTCCTCGCAGGGGGTGCGCAGGCCTTGATCGCCAAGCAGCCGCATGGGTCGTACGTGTCCGGAGCTGCCGGGGATGAGACCTTTTCGCATCCCCCCAGCGTACGTTCACCGGACGGCGGGTTCGGGCCCACGGCGGGATCTCGATAGGCTGCACCCCGACCGAAGCCTCCCGGCTGGCGATTCGGCGCGGAGGGGGCGTTCCACCGGCGGACCAGGGACAGGCGCGGCGCCGGATGCAAGGAGGATCTAGGACGATGGCAGGCAACACGGGGCCGCTGTCGCCGCGGGCCAAGCTGGCCGTGACGGCGGGCAAGGCTGCTGCGGCGGTGTCGCGAGCCGCGGGCCGCGGCAGCGGATCAGTGATCGGTGGAAAGGTCGCGCTCAAGCTCGACCCCGATCTGCTGGCGCGGCTGGCGACCCACCTGGACGTGGTCCTGGTGTCGGCGACGAACGGCAAGACGACCACGACCCGGCTGATCGCCGAGGCACTGCGGGCCAGCGGCCCGGTGGTGTCCAACGCGCTGGGCGCGAACATGCCCGCGGGCATCACCTCGGCCCTGGCCGGTGGCTCGGACGCGCGCTACGGCGTGATCGAGGTGGACGAGAAGTACCTGGCGGGAGTCGCCCGGGATGTCTCGCCCAAGGCCATAGCGCTGCTGAACCTCTCGCGCGACCAGCTCGACCGCGCCGCGGAGACGCGGATGCTCGCCGAGAAGTGGCGCGAGGGTCTGGCGGGCACGAAGGCCGTGGTCATCGCCAACGCCGACGACCCGCTGATCGTATGGGCCGCCTCCTCCTCGCCGAACGTGGTGTGGGTGGCGGCCGGTCAGGAGTGGAAGGACGACGCCTGGTCGTGCCCGTCGTGCGGTGGCGTCATGCAGCGCCCGGGCGACGACTGGTTCTGCGGCGAGTGCGGCTTCCGCCGCCCGACCCCGAGCTGGGCGCTGTCGGGCGACTACGTCCTCGACCCGCACGGCAGCGCGTGGCCCATCCACCTTCAGCTGCCGGGCCGGGCCAACAAGGCGAACGCCACCACGTCGGCGGCCGTCGCGGCCACCTTCGGGGTGCCGCCGCAGGTGGCCCTGGAGCGGATGTACCAGGTGCAGGCGGTCGCGGGCCGGTTCGACGTGGTCACCTACATGAACCGCGAGATCCGGCTGCTGCTGGCGAAGAACCCGGCCGGCTGGCTGGAGACGTTCTCGCTGATCGACGGCCCGCCCGCACCGGTGATCCTGTCGGTGAACGCGCGGGGTGCCGACGGCACGGACACCTCCTGGCTGTGGGACGTGGACTATCCGCGGCTCGCGGGGCACCCGATCTTCGTGATCGGTGACCGCAAGCTGGA
The window above is part of the Streptomyces syringium genome. Proteins encoded here:
- a CDS encoding TetR family transcriptional regulator is translated as METTQRDDQQRAAEQRRRELLEAADRVVLRDGPGASMNAIAAEAGITKPILYRHFGDKGGLYRALAVRHTDALLDGLRSALDAPVARRERVESTLDAYLAAIEARPQVYRFLMHPADEDQPSEQGFDVGRHSAPLLRRMGEELARVIAERVDLGPGGEDLARTWGHGIVGMMHAAGDWWLREQPFPRAQLVRHLTDLLWGRLAVAGDRSDGPGF
- a CDS encoding MurT ligase domain-containing protein, translated to MAGNTGPLSPRAKLAVTAGKAAAAVSRAAGRGSGSVIGGKVALKLDPDLLARLATHLDVVLVSATNGKTTTTRLIAEALRASGPVVSNALGANMPAGITSALAGGSDARYGVIEVDEKYLAGVARDVSPKAIALLNLSRDQLDRAAETRMLAEKWREGLAGTKAVVIANADDPLIVWAASSSPNVVWVAAGQEWKDDAWSCPSCGGVMQRPGDDWFCGECGFRRPTPSWALSGDYVLDPHGSAWPIHLQLPGRANKANATTSAAVAATFGVPPQVALERMYQVQAVAGRFDVVTYMNREIRLLLAKNPAGWLETFSLIDGPPAPVILSVNARGADGTDTSWLWDVDYPRLAGHPIFVIGDRKLDLAVRLEVAGLDFRVCESVDEAVAAAPPGRIELIANYTAFQDVRRRVGN
- the def gene encoding peptide deformylase, which gives rise to MRKGLIPGSSGHVRPMRLLGDQGLRTPCEEVTDFGAELAKLIEDMYATMYAARGVGLAANQIGVPLRVFVYDCPDDEDRRHLGHLVNPRLVTADGDVFPGPEGCLSLPGLEAGTPRFDHAVVEGFTADGSPTRVSGTGFFARCLQHECDHLDGGLYIDHVTGLRRRRALRAARRAPWWEPGTAESAWSATADTSVGTGSGRPGRPGSVRTEA
- a CDS encoding acyl-CoA dehydrogenase family protein, translating into MAEFTMELNEDQVGVRDWIHGFAADVMRPAAAEWDEREETPWPVIREAAKIGLYSLDFYAQQFLDPTGLGIPMTLEELFWGDAGLGLAIAGTGLAAIGVFTNGTDEQIGTWVPQMYGDANDVKLAAFCSSEPDAGSDVAAMRTRAVYAEATDEWVLTGTKTWATNGGIADVHVVVAVVDPALGSRGHASFIVPPNTPGLSQGQKFKKHGIRASHTAEVVLDGVRVPGHCLLGGKEKLDERLARARERAAKGGERGRNAAMATFEASRPAVGAQAVGIARAAYEVALDYARTRVQFGRPIIDNQGVAFQLADMRTRIDAARLLVWRASWMAATGKSFTSAEGSMSKLFAGETAKTVTAQAMQILGGNGYTREYPVERMHRDAAIYTIFEGTSEIQRLVIARAVSGVPIR